From Myxococcota bacterium, the proteins below share one genomic window:
- a CDS encoding pirin family protein translates to MKKLLSVLPLPPRHWVGDGFPVRSLFSYHDGRAPSPFLLLDHAGPAKFPPAERPRGVDFHPHRGFETVTIAYQGEVEHRDSAGNSGKIGPGDVQWMTAGSGVLHEEKHSREFTRAGGTFEMVQLWVNLPARAKLTPPRYQTLLSRQIPRVRLLDDAGNLRPIAGEFDGVRGPARTFTPVTLWDLELHAGKSVELPLPEGQSAALLALDGKAALENGAALDPGRLALFETSGAGVTVKAESELHALVLGGEPIDEPIAGYGPFVMNTEAEIEQAIRDYQEGRFGR, encoded by the coding sequence ATGAAAAAGCTGCTCTCGGTGCTTCCCCTGCCTCCGCGGCATTGGGTGGGCGACGGCTTCCCCGTGCGCTCGCTCTTCTCGTATCACGACGGCCGTGCGCCGAGCCCGTTCCTCCTGCTCGACCACGCCGGGCCGGCGAAGTTTCCGCCGGCAGAGCGGCCGCGCGGCGTCGACTTCCACCCGCACCGCGGCTTCGAGACGGTGACGATCGCCTACCAGGGCGAGGTCGAGCACCGTGACTCCGCGGGCAACTCGGGCAAGATCGGTCCGGGCGACGTGCAGTGGATGACTGCCGGCTCCGGCGTGTTGCACGAGGAGAAACACTCGCGCGAGTTCACGCGCGCAGGCGGCACGTTCGAGATGGTGCAGCTGTGGGTGAACCTGCCGGCGCGCGCCAAGCTGACGCCGCCGCGCTACCAGACGCTGCTCTCGCGCCAGATCCCGCGCGTGCGGCTGCTCGACGACGCGGGCAACCTGCGTCCGATCGCGGGTGAGTTCGACGGCGTGCGCGGACCGGCGCGCACATTCACGCCGGTCACGCTGTGGGACCTCGAGTTGCATGCCGGCAAGAGCGTCGAGCTGCCCCTGCCAGAGGGTCAGTCCGCGGCGCTGCTGGCGCTCGACGGCAAGGCCGCGCTCGAGAACGGCGCTGCGCTGGACCCGGGCCGGCTCGCGCTGTTCGAGACCAGCGGCGCGGGAGTCACCGTGAAGGCCGAGAGCGAGCTGCACGCGCTCGTCCTGGGCGGCGAGCCGATCGACGAGCCGATCGCCGGCTACGGGCCGTTCGTCATGAACACCGAAGCCGAGATCGAGCAGGCGATCCGCGACTATCAGGAGGGCCGGTTCGGCCGCTGA
- a CDS encoding oxygenase MpaB family protein, whose amino-acid sequence MFERMRARMAADLEAAGGRHDEPEIYGGPPGDPGLAGGPGSVSWEIHADLATLGIAGTATVLMELLHPSVMAGVHDHSSFWKDPERRARNTLGYVLRTTFGNTAAATRVIEGVKRIHARIGGARPDGVSYRALDPELIAWVHTSIPWGVMCAYERYARPLTRAEKDQYLREQAPIGRMGGADWVPETVAELDDYVERMRPKLALNGQLVRFLHFVAGRSAELRVSRAERAYRWASICAAMDLMPEWARQLTGTDLPEPLRRLGLRPMDRWKARLVRWALPELPCVRLARARAAGDAARAA is encoded by the coding sequence GTGTTCGAACGGATGCGCGCGCGCATGGCGGCCGACCTCGAGGCGGCCGGAGGCAGACATGACGAGCCCGAGATCTACGGGGGTCCGCCGGGTGACCCGGGGCTCGCGGGCGGCCCCGGCAGTGTCTCGTGGGAGATCCACGCCGACCTCGCCACGCTGGGCATCGCGGGTACGGCGACGGTGCTCATGGAGCTCTTGCATCCGTCGGTCATGGCCGGCGTGCACGATCACTCGTCGTTCTGGAAGGATCCCGAGCGCCGCGCGCGCAACACCCTGGGCTACGTGCTGCGCACGACCTTCGGCAACACCGCCGCCGCCACGCGCGTGATCGAGGGCGTGAAGCGCATCCACGCGCGCATCGGCGGCGCGCGGCCCGACGGAGTCAGCTACCGCGCGCTCGATCCCGAGCTGATCGCGTGGGTGCACACCTCGATCCCGTGGGGAGTCATGTGCGCCTACGAGCGCTACGCGCGGCCGCTCACGCGAGCGGAGAAGGACCAGTATCTGCGCGAGCAGGCGCCGATCGGCCGCATGGGCGGCGCGGACTGGGTGCCGGAGACCGTGGCGGAGCTCGACGACTACGTGGAGCGCATGCGCCCCAAGCTCGCCCTGAACGGCCAGCTCGTGCGCTTCCTGCACTTCGTGGCGGGCCGGAGCGCCGAGCTGCGCGTGAGCCGGGCGGAGCGCGCCTACCGCTGGGCGTCGATCTGCGCCGCCATGGACCTGATGCCGGAGTGGGCGCGCCAGCTCACGGGCACCGACCTGCCCGAGCCGCTGCGGCGCTTGGGGCTGCGGCCCATGGACCGGTGGAAGGCGCGGCTCGTGCGCTGGGCGCTTCCCGAGCTTCCGTGCGTGCGCCTGGCGCGGGCGCGCGCGGCCGGAGACGCCGCGCGCGCCGCCTAG
- a CDS encoding TetR/AcrR family transcriptional regulator → MSARRKRRDFAPKKRPAQERSRATFDALVQACTGLLPRLGYAGTTTNHIAARAGVNIASLYEYFPGKDAIVAQVAERLVERVLSRLAEGAPRVLAARGADAARLWIDLIHDTVGREKALIAVFLGQVPYTSELEPIRDLGARLVAFSLDMRRQAGGRVREDLTGASLHLLINLVTSTILQIVNDPPGDVSQRALLDELARRVDAWTRPEPAQRPNRPS, encoded by the coding sequence GTGAGCGCGCGGCGCAAGCGGCGCGATTTCGCGCCGAAAAAGCGCCCGGCGCAGGAGCGCTCGCGCGCCACGTTCGACGCCCTGGTGCAGGCCTGTACTGGGCTTCTGCCCCGCCTGGGGTACGCGGGCACCACCACGAACCACATCGCCGCGCGCGCGGGCGTGAACATCGCCTCGCTCTACGAGTATTTCCCGGGCAAGGACGCGATCGTGGCCCAGGTCGCCGAGAGACTCGTGGAGCGCGTGCTGTCGCGGCTCGCCGAAGGCGCGCCGCGGGTGCTCGCCGCACGCGGGGCCGATGCGGCGCGGCTGTGGATCGACCTGATCCACGACACGGTCGGGCGCGAGAAGGCGCTGATCGCCGTGTTCCTGGGCCAGGTGCCGTACACGAGTGAGCTCGAGCCCATTCGCGACCTCGGCGCGCGCCTGGTCGCGTTCTCGCTCGACATGCGCCGCCAGGCGGGCGGCCGCGTGCGCGAGGACCTGACTGGCGCGTCGCTCCACCTGCTGATCAACCTGGTGACTTCGACGATCCTGCAGATCGTGAACGACCCACCGGGCGACGTCTCACAGCGCGCGCTGCTCGACGAGCTCGCCCGGCGGGTCGACGCCTGGACGCGGCCGGAGCCGGCTCAGCGGCCGAACCGGCCCTCCTGA